DNA sequence from the Sulfurimonas sediminis genome:
CAAAAGAAGAGGTATTGTAAGAGTAATCTGCAAGAACCCTAAACATAAACAGAGACAAGGATAATCATGGCTCGTATTGCTGGTGTTGATTTACCTAAGAAAAAAAGAATAGAGTATGCATTAACATACGTCTATGGAATTGGTCTTCATACTGCCCGTCAAATATTGGACGCGACAGGAATTGACTACAACAAAAGAGT
Encoded proteins:
- the rpmJ gene encoding 50S ribosomal protein L36 produces the protein MKVRASVKKMCDDCKVIKRRGIVRVICKNPKHKQRQG